Proteins found in one Longimicrobiaceae bacterium genomic segment:
- a CDS encoding alpha/beta hydrolase has translation MKSDRAGGESVSVVRDCSLPAPADPARIDLARDVTYAVMDGQPQRLDIAWPKQPGPHPLVVLIHGGGWSGGDKSSYHDAMRLLVGQGYAAASVNYRLAAAPRNTFPAAVEDVRCAVRWLRSHAGEYGIDPSRIAALGSSAGGHLAAMLGTAPDVAGLDGSCPLREPSPAVSAVVATAGPHDIRTAGALNPSQRGMVENFLGVRPELDMQRALLASPAVHVDAGAPPFLLIHGTADQVVPIRQSRSMRDTLRAAGVPATLVELPGVGHSVGELTTDPRFRVSTCTTLAFLRQHLQPGG, from the coding sequence GTGAAGTCGGATAGAGCGGGCGGCGAGTCGGTCTCTGTGGTCCGGGACTGCAGTCTTCCCGCGCCGGCTGATCCGGCCCGTATCGACCTCGCCCGGGACGTCACCTACGCAGTGATGGACGGGCAGCCCCAGCGGCTGGACATCGCCTGGCCGAAGCAGCCCGGGCCGCACCCGCTGGTCGTGCTGATCCACGGCGGCGGGTGGAGCGGTGGAGACAAGAGCTCCTACCATGACGCGATGCGTCTGCTCGTGGGGCAGGGATACGCGGCCGCCTCCGTGAACTACCGGCTGGCGGCGGCGCCGCGAAACACCTTCCCGGCAGCGGTGGAGGACGTGCGCTGCGCCGTCCGGTGGCTCCGCTCGCACGCCGGAGAGTACGGGATCGATCCCTCCCGCATCGCCGCGCTCGGCAGCTCCGCCGGGGGCCACCTGGCGGCGATGCTCGGCACCGCGCCGGACGTGGCGGGGCTGGACGGATCGTGCCCGCTGCGGGAACCGTCGCCGGCCGTGAGCGCGGTGGTCGCGACTGCCGGACCGCACGACATCCGCACCGCGGGGGCGCTGAACCCCAGCCAGCGAGGCATGGTGGAGAACTTCCTGGGAGTCCGCCCCGAGCTGGACATGCAGCGGGCGCTGCTCGCATCTCCCGCGGTGCACGTGGATGCGGGCGCCCCCCCGTTCCTGCTGATCCACGGCACGGCCGACCAGGTGGTGCCGATCCGCCAGTCCCGATCCATGCGGGACACGCTGCGCGCGGCCGGTGTGCCGGCGACGCTGGTGGAGCTGCCCGGGGTCGGGCACAGTGTCGGCGAGCTCACCACCGATCCGCGCTTCCGGGTCTCGACCTGCACCACGCTGGCCTTCCTCCGGCAGCACCTCCAGCCCGGAGGCTGA
- a CDS encoding response regulator yields MLHPTTVLVADPHPDCRRIYRHILEHLGYAALEATNRAEILAQMREFSPDLVLMEPSMEGPKGWELVAELKGSPEFGDVPIVAVTAYAMAKDRVQAYEVGCDGYLPKPCSPRLVVAEVERLVGAHTATSKG; encoded by the coding sequence ATGCTCCATCCCACAACCGTGCTGGTCGCCGACCCTCACCCGGACTGCCGCAGGATCTACCGGCACATCCTGGAGCACCTGGGCTATGCCGCCCTGGAGGCTACGAACCGCGCGGAGATCCTCGCCCAGATGCGGGAGTTCAGCCCTGACCTCGTCCTGATGGAGCCGAGCATGGAGGGACCCAAGGGATGGGAGCTCGTCGCCGAGCTGAAGGGCAGCCCCGAGTTCGGGGACGTTCCCATCGTGGCGGTCACCGCGTACGCGATGGCGAAGGACCGGGTCCAGGCATACGAGGTCGGCTGCGACGGCTACCTCCCCAAGCCCTGCAGTCCCAGGCTCGTGGTGGCAGAGGTGGAGAGGCTCGTCGGCGCGCACACCGCCACGTCGAAGGGATGA
- a CDS encoding S8 family serine peptidase → MARPTLHARTALPALMMGVALFAAACDNPTPTAAPAESLRSLTAGEKTVLVGFTSQPGDAEAALIESLGGRVIHRYKYIPVLAAVIPAAQQSVLAGALGVAYVNEDQELRALGGRQVTDYGVTKIEAPAAWALGFSGQNVKVGIFDSGVDLEHPDLTVAGGIDLVGDGYGFDDCNGHGTHVAGIVGARNNGNHTVGVAPRTTIYSMRLLNCEGSGSFLTMIKGLEWAIDNGMQVVNMSFGTVLPTVLSDAADAALQAAYDRGIVLVGASGNSSSAHVGYPASHPAVIAVGATDDQDMLASFSQFGTEQDLTAPGVNNLASYPVGKGVETALTVGTDSGRELEAIALAFAGMTRKQGLAASTIYAGLGTPADFEAVDCTGKTAVVMRGGISFAEKTTYAMDAGCAAVIIHNNQPGNFNGTLGTAAAPDGRAWIPAISVSLDDGLYLKEQIESRPTSTTVLNTTGNLAMLSGTSMASPHAAGVAALVLSKNPRLSPVQVRGILRSSSQDLGTPGWDPVFGHGRVNAKRAVQQTP, encoded by the coding sequence ATGGCACGTCCGACTCTGCACGCCCGTACGGCGCTTCCCGCCCTGATGATGGGCGTCGCGCTGTTTGCGGCAGCGTGCGACAATCCCACTCCCACCGCGGCCCCCGCGGAGTCGCTCCGCTCCCTGACCGCCGGCGAGAAGACGGTGCTGGTGGGCTTCACGTCGCAGCCGGGCGATGCCGAGGCGGCGCTCATCGAGAGCCTCGGCGGCCGGGTGATCCACCGGTACAAGTACATCCCGGTGCTGGCCGCGGTGATCCCCGCCGCCCAGCAGAGCGTGCTCGCGGGCGCGCTGGGCGTGGCCTACGTGAACGAGGACCAGGAGCTCCGGGCGCTCGGCGGCAGGCAGGTCACCGACTACGGGGTGACGAAGATCGAGGCACCGGCCGCCTGGGCGCTGGGCTTCAGCGGCCAGAATGTCAAGGTCGGCATCTTCGACTCGGGGGTCGACCTGGAGCACCCCGACCTGACGGTGGCGGGCGGAATCGACCTGGTGGGCGACGGCTACGGCTTCGACGACTGCAACGGGCACGGCACCCACGTAGCCGGGATCGTGGGCGCGCGGAACAACGGCAACCACACGGTGGGCGTCGCGCCGCGGACCACGATCTACTCGATGCGCCTGCTGAACTGTGAGGGGAGCGGCAGCTTCCTCACCATGATCAAGGGGCTGGAGTGGGCCATCGACAACGGCATGCAGGTGGTCAACATGTCGTTCGGCACGGTGCTGCCGACGGTGCTCAGCGACGCGGCGGACGCCGCGCTCCAGGCGGCGTACGACAGGGGCATCGTCCTGGTGGGCGCCTCGGGGAACAGCAGCTCGGCGCACGTCGGCTACCCTGCCTCGCATCCGGCGGTGATCGCGGTGGGCGCCACGGACGACCAGGACATGCTCGCCAGCTTCTCGCAGTTCGGCACCGAGCAGGACCTCACCGCGCCGGGCGTGAACAACCTGGCCTCCTACCCGGTGGGCAAGGGGGTGGAGACGGCGCTCACCGTCGGCACCGACAGCGGGCGTGAGCTGGAGGCGATCGCGCTGGCCTTCGCCGGGATGACCCGGAAGCAGGGGCTCGCCGCGTCGACCATCTACGCCGGTCTGGGCACCCCCGCGGACTTCGAGGCGGTGGACTGCACCGGGAAGACGGCGGTGGTGATGCGCGGCGGGATCAGCTTCGCCGAGAAGACGACGTACGCGATGGACGCCGGGTGCGCCGCGGTCATCATCCACAACAACCAGCCCGGCAACTTTAACGGCACCCTGGGGACGGCCGCGGCTCCCGACGGGCGCGCCTGGATCCCGGCGATCTCCGTCTCGCTGGACGACGGGCTCTACCTGAAGGAGCAGATCGAGTCCCGGCCGACGAGCACCACCGTGCTCAACACCACCGGCAACCTCGCCATGCTGAGCGGCACCTCCATGGCCTCGCCGCACGCGGCCGGTGTGGCGGCGCTGGTGCTCAGCAAGAACCCACGGCTGTCGCCGGTGCAGGTGCGCGGCATCCTCCGCAGCAGCAGCCAGGACCTGGGCACTCCGGGGTGGGACCCGGTGTTCGGCCACGGCCGGGTGAACGCGAAGCGCGCGGTGCAGCAGACGCCGTAG
- a CDS encoding HD domain-containing protein, giving the protein MYSSLPNLPELRLLNPPSIRIAPNTRVPFPSEIAELVNHPSFQRLRGVRQLGFVDRIFPSANHSRFEHSLGVFAKAVNYVHALWHDPNCDFFRDTMREREIRTLLVAALCHDLGQYPYSHVIEDTERDEQGDLTDVYDHEGFTKLLLTREDFRQEVLADCAPGAPSLDSIFEKLGISGSDVTAVLDGRDFSNLAHGAAPLLHSIIDGPIDADKLDYLQRDSHHAGVVFGRSIDEDRLFQSLTVVEVDQQGRAVRSRVGNAKEARTHYELAITDKGRVPAEQVMVARWHMFTQLYWHRTTRAHEAVLATAIRRLRGLGRETGFDQWFRKVVLNPRTSDEWFLEVVRAVAAGDGAAGIRFPQSAESRRVIEKCLEMLASLSWSAGRTPYKRLVTVSVSNDQYLYKILQNVRSAIDSSGRAVIDSLAFDLVDRLNATFTGLNLDPLELVVDIPAKRSPANSVWMVSLESLSRGDVSRLSDHSEMWKSFGSDFQSRTRKIRLFCPHHVRERLHGSPDPNSNTARANSLKVYDLLREAAHKIGRVVIQVDAFGHQPG; this is encoded by the coding sequence ATGTACTCGTCTCTCCCAAACCTGCCGGAACTTCGACTGCTTAATCCCCCATCTATCCGTATTGCTCCGAACACCCGGGTTCCCTTTCCGAGTGAAATTGCGGAACTGGTAAACCATCCCTCATTCCAGCGATTACGCGGAGTAAGGCAACTCGGCTTCGTCGACAGGATATTTCCGTCAGCGAATCACTCGCGGTTTGAGCACTCCCTCGGAGTCTTCGCCAAGGCAGTTAATTACGTCCACGCCCTTTGGCACGATCCAAACTGCGATTTCTTTCGCGATACGATGCGAGAGAGGGAAATTCGTACCCTTCTAGTTGCTGCTCTATGCCACGACTTGGGGCAATATCCGTACTCCCATGTAATTGAAGATACAGAGCGTGACGAGCAAGGGGACTTGACGGATGTGTATGACCACGAGGGCTTTACAAAGCTTCTCCTCACTCGGGAGGACTTTCGACAGGAAGTACTGGCAGATTGTGCTCCAGGAGCGCCCAGCCTAGATTCGATATTTGAAAAATTAGGCATTTCGGGCAGTGATGTCACCGCGGTGCTAGATGGTCGAGATTTCTCCAATCTCGCACATGGAGCGGCGCCCCTCCTCCACTCGATTATTGATGGGCCGATCGATGCGGATAAGCTGGACTACCTCCAACGCGACTCGCACCACGCTGGCGTCGTTTTCGGGCGCAGTATTGACGAGGATCGCCTCTTTCAATCCCTGACCGTTGTAGAGGTCGACCAGCAGGGCCGAGCAGTACGATCGCGGGTCGGAAACGCCAAGGAGGCGCGGACCCACTATGAGTTGGCGATAACTGACAAGGGCCGGGTGCCCGCGGAGCAGGTTATGGTGGCGCGGTGGCACATGTTCACGCAGTTGTACTGGCACCGAACAACCCGTGCGCACGAGGCTGTCCTGGCCACTGCCATTCGCCGCCTCCGGGGACTCGGGAGAGAAACCGGATTCGACCAATGGTTCCGTAAGGTCGTCCTGAACCCACGGACTTCTGATGAGTGGTTCTTGGAAGTAGTTCGAGCAGTTGCGGCTGGAGATGGAGCTGCCGGCATTCGATTTCCGCAATCTGCGGAGTCAAGGCGCGTTATCGAGAAGTGCTTGGAGATGCTCGCATCCCTCTCTTGGTCCGCCGGTCGCACGCCGTACAAACGGCTCGTGACGGTATCAGTCTCCAATGATCAGTATCTCTATAAAATTCTTCAAAACGTGCGGAGTGCAATCGACAGTTCGGGTCGCGCGGTCATCGATTCGCTGGCATTTGATTTAGTTGACCGCCTGAATGCAACGTTTACTGGATTGAATCTCGACCCACTCGAGCTTGTAGTGGATATTCCAGCAAAGCGTTCTCCTGCTAACTCAGTATGGATGGTGTCACTCGAGTCACTCAGCCGGGGTGACGTCAGTCGGTTGTCCGACCACTCCGAAATGTGGAAGAGCTTCGGAAGCGACTTTCAGAGCCGTACTAGGAAGATACGACTGTTTTGCCCTCACCATGTGAGGGAGCGACTCCACGGGTCTCCTGATCCAAACAGCAACACTGCTCGTGCGAATAGCTTAAAGGTTTATGACCTGCTGCGGGAAGCCGCCCACAAGATTGGTCGCGTCGTGATCCAAGTTGACGCATTTGGTCACCAGCCGGGCTAG
- a CDS encoding metallophosphoesterase, with the protein MANMADAITVIHVSDLHLDEPITEPGRRLRIKSPGTKTHAYYLLSAASHAVKRLMLLESEHPVILVVSGDLTTRGTSVAFGLAEQVVSRGQVAQDGSIFPVGLNAGIRHFVIPGNHDRWHDSYFRRQETAFETVFREALPIENWEEYGLSVPVQNTSVYPRLPYAHLIKSNGVAGEPFVLVVIGVDSTELSEDERRDLVGRAARGRVSERSLAFIRNVCQDLFATRRVTTSDGIRHRIGDMAFRTIVLLHHHPYLPFDQKFSGLTKLINADDVLNSCAESGVDLLLFGHEHLSFIDSPTLQSASPDPRRIICAAAGSLCVFGEPRGNSFNVYRIGRDSMDYEKRVYDRHIFRASSYSGTYHFQRRQ; encoded by the coding sequence ATGGCGAACATGGCGGATGCAATCACAGTCATTCACGTTTCCGATCTCCATCTGGACGAGCCCATCACAGAGCCTGGACGCCGCCTTCGCATCAAGAGCCCCGGAACGAAGACACACGCATACTATCTACTTAGCGCAGCATCGCATGCGGTCAAGCGCTTGATGCTGCTAGAGTCGGAGCACCCCGTCATTCTAGTTGTCAGCGGTGATTTGACTACGAGAGGAACATCGGTTGCGTTCGGCTTGGCCGAGCAGGTGGTCAGTCGCGGCCAGGTCGCCCAGGACGGATCGATATTTCCTGTTGGGTTGAATGCAGGGATCAGGCATTTTGTTATTCCGGGCAACCATGATCGCTGGCATGACAGCTACTTCCGTCGGCAGGAAACGGCCTTCGAGACAGTGTTCAGGGAGGCCCTCCCCATAGAGAATTGGGAGGAGTACGGCCTGTCGGTTCCAGTGCAGAATACCAGCGTCTATCCCCGGCTGCCCTATGCTCACTTGATCAAAAGCAACGGGGTTGCTGGGGAGCCGTTTGTATTGGTTGTCATCGGAGTCGACTCTACAGAGCTTAGCGAGGACGAACGTCGAGACCTCGTTGGCCGGGCCGCTCGAGGTCGAGTGTCGGAAAGATCACTCGCCTTCATCCGCAATGTATGTCAGGATCTTTTTGCGACCCGTAGAGTAACGACATCCGATGGCATTCGTCACAGGATAGGGGATATGGCATTTCGCACAATCGTCCTACTGCATCACCACCCGTACTTACCATTCGATCAGAAATTTTCCGGCCTCACCAAGCTTATCAATGCGGACGACGTATTAAATTCTTGTGCAGAGAGTGGCGTCGATCTCTTACTGTTCGGGCATGAGCATCTCTCATTCATAGATTCGCCGACGTTACAAAGCGCATCCCCTGACCCGCGTCGCATCATCTGTGCGGCGGCTGGTAGCCTTTGTGTCTTCGGTGAACCGAGAGGCAATAGCTTTAACGTCTATCGTATCGGTCGGGACTCAATGGATTACGAGAAGCGAGTGTACGACAGGCATATCTTCCGAGCCAGTAGCTATTCTGGCACCTACCACTTCCAACGCCGACAGTAA